In one Streptomyces sp. T12 genomic region, the following are encoded:
- a CDS encoding carbohydrate ABC transporter permease, whose protein sequence is MTTTDIPAPAARKPAATAAPKRRLKRESQGPAWVFLSPWVLGAIVLTLLPMAVSLYLSFTDYDLFSPPRWVGLRNYVQMFTEDPRYWRSVLTTLTYVVIAVPLQLALALVVALALKPMRRGKGFYRSAFYAPSLLGASMSIALVWRAVFNDGGTVDNLLGTGGWVNKPGWALLAVALLTVWQFGAPMVIFLAGLQQIPGELYEAAAVDGAGKWRQFLSVTVPMLSPVLFFNLVLQTIQAFQVFTPAFAIGAGKGGPADSTLVYTLYLYDRGFVASHMGYASAMAWVLLIVIGGVTAVLFRTSRSWVFYASEGDR, encoded by the coding sequence ATGACCACCACCGACATCCCCGCGCCCGCAGCCAGGAAACCGGCGGCGACCGCAGCCCCGAAGCGCCGCCTCAAGCGCGAAAGTCAGGGCCCCGCCTGGGTGTTCCTGTCCCCGTGGGTGCTCGGCGCGATCGTCCTGACCCTGCTGCCGATGGCCGTGTCGCTGTACCTGTCCTTCACCGACTACGACCTGTTCAGCCCGCCGCGCTGGGTGGGCCTGCGCAACTACGTCCAGATGTTCACCGAGGACCCGCGCTACTGGCGGTCGGTGCTGACCACGCTGACGTACGTCGTCATCGCCGTGCCCCTGCAACTCGCCCTCGCCCTCGTCGTCGCGCTCGCCCTGAAGCCCATGAGGCGGGGCAAGGGCTTCTACCGGTCGGCGTTCTACGCCCCGTCCCTGCTGGGCGCCTCCATGTCCATCGCCCTCGTCTGGCGCGCGGTCTTCAACGACGGCGGCACGGTGGACAACCTGCTCGGCACCGGTGGCTGGGTCAACAAGCCCGGCTGGGCGCTGCTCGCCGTGGCCCTGCTGACGGTGTGGCAGTTCGGGGCGCCGATGGTCATCTTCCTGGCCGGCCTCCAGCAGATCCCGGGCGAGCTGTACGAGGCGGCGGCAGTCGACGGGGCCGGGAAATGGCGGCAGTTCCTGTCCGTCACGGTGCCGATGCTGTCCCCGGTCCTGTTCTTCAACCTCGTACTCCAGACCATCCAGGCCTTCCAGGTCTTCACGCCCGCCTTCGCGATCGGCGCCGGCAAGGGCGGCCCCGCCGACTCGACCCTCGTCTACACCCTCTACCTCTACGACCGCGGCTTCGTCGCCTCCCACATGGGCTACGCCTCCGCCATGGCCTGGGTCCTGCTGATCGTCATCGGCGGCGTCACGGCGGTGCTGTTCCGCACCTCGCGTTCCTGGGTCTTCTACGCCTCCGAGGGGGACCGATGA
- a CDS encoding ABC transporter substrate-binding protein — protein sequence MPGHRTKGFCASAAALVLCAMLAGCGGSGESVGGGKVVLRYTWWGNPDRAERTEQAVALFEKQHPNIQVQTSFSAYEAYKQKLATQAAGGDAPDVMQLDYRQIDQYASGGVLLDLAEQKAVLRTDEIEAGLLATGRLDDAQYAIPQGRGTETVAYDVKAWKASGVPLPGRSWTWSEWADAMRALAEKTGKPGATDPGWSEDCFEVWLRGQGKSLYTEDGGLGFTADDLTRWWTFTDALRREGVVSPAEQTTQLDGSVENTPLGRGEALSDSNWDAPASGFLALIPSGVALAPMPSGEDGTPGQYFKPSMFLGVGAGTGHPKEAAQLVDFLINDEQAAKILGATRGIPVNESIREETEPQLKDFDKTIADYQSSLEGSLKNPPQAPPSGDNALQATFQRDYDQVSYERMSPREAAENYVTEAKAELRS from the coding sequence ATGCCCGGACACAGGACAAAGGGGTTCTGCGCGTCGGCCGCCGCACTCGTGCTCTGCGCGATGCTGGCCGGCTGCGGAGGATCCGGGGAGTCGGTCGGCGGCGGCAAGGTCGTGCTGCGTTACACGTGGTGGGGCAACCCCGACCGCGCGGAACGCACCGAGCAGGCCGTCGCCCTGTTCGAGAAACAGCACCCGAACATCCAGGTGCAGACGTCGTTCTCGGCCTACGAGGCCTACAAGCAGAAGCTCGCCACCCAGGCCGCGGGAGGCGACGCCCCCGACGTGATGCAACTCGACTACCGGCAGATCGACCAGTACGCCTCCGGCGGCGTCCTGCTCGACCTCGCCGAGCAGAAGGCCGTCCTGCGCACCGATGAGATCGAGGCGGGCCTGCTCGCCACCGGACGGCTGGACGACGCGCAGTACGCGATCCCCCAGGGCCGTGGCACCGAGACCGTCGCCTACGACGTCAAGGCGTGGAAGGCGTCCGGCGTACCGCTCCCGGGCCGGAGCTGGACCTGGAGCGAGTGGGCCGACGCCATGCGGGCCCTGGCCGAGAAGACCGGTAAGCCCGGCGCCACCGACCCCGGTTGGAGCGAGGACTGCTTCGAGGTCTGGCTGCGCGGACAGGGCAAGTCCCTCTACACGGAGGACGGCGGGCTCGGTTTCACCGCCGACGACCTGACCCGCTGGTGGACCTTCACCGACGCACTCCGGCGCGAGGGTGTCGTCTCGCCCGCCGAGCAGACCACCCAGCTCGACGGCTCCGTCGAGAACACCCCGCTCGGGCGCGGCGAGGCCCTGTCCGACTCCAACTGGGACGCTCCGGCCAGCGGGTTCCTGGCCCTCATACCGAGCGGCGTCGCGCTCGCGCCGATGCCGTCCGGCGAGGACGGTACCCCCGGCCAGTACTTCAAGCCGTCGATGTTCCTGGGCGTCGGAGCCGGCACCGGTCACCCGAAGGAGGCGGCACAGCTCGTCGACTTCCTCATCAACGACGAGCAGGCGGCGAAGATCCTCGGCGCCACCCGCGGCATCCCCGTCAACGAGTCGATCCGCGAGGAGACCGAGCCGCAGCTCAAGGACTTCGACAAGACGATCGCCGACTACCAGTCCTCCCTGGAGGGCTCCCTCAAGAACCCGCCGCAGGCCCCGCCCTCCGGCGACAACGCCCTGCAGGCCACCTTCCAGCGCGACTACGACCAGGTGTCCTACGAGCGCATGTCGCCCCGTGAGGCGGCCGAGAACTACGTCACCGAGGCGAAGGCGGAGCTGAGGTCATGA
- a CDS encoding cupin, translated as MVKPNLPHPLPGAVGLSHLSAYDWEAADGVCGGSPHLHLVCTEAYVVTGGQGAVQTLSPDGYRDIPLEPGSVTWFTPGTVHRMVQGGDLRITVLMQNSGLPEAGDAVFTFPSEVLSDPDRYAAAATLPPGTGPDTAAAARRRRDLAVEGYLALREALVAGDSGPYVEFQRAAARLVRAKVPQWRELWRAGALATAERTGAQLDALETGEPVYLADATSYETAPTRLGGFGMCGRRDEYNLPGTTLPYGGG; from the coding sequence GTGGTGAAGCCCAACCTTCCGCATCCACTGCCGGGCGCCGTCGGCCTGTCCCACCTGAGCGCCTATGACTGGGAGGCCGCCGACGGCGTGTGCGGCGGCAGCCCGCATCTGCACCTGGTGTGCACGGAGGCGTACGTCGTCACCGGCGGCCAGGGCGCGGTACAGACGCTGAGCCCCGACGGCTACCGGGACATCCCCCTGGAGCCGGGCTCGGTCACCTGGTTCACGCCGGGGACCGTGCACCGTATGGTCCAGGGCGGCGATCTGCGCATCACCGTGCTGATGCAGAACAGCGGGCTGCCGGAGGCCGGGGACGCCGTGTTCACCTTCCCGTCCGAGGTGCTGTCGGATCCGGACAGGTACGCCGCCGCGGCCACGCTGCCGCCCGGCACCGGCCCGGACACCGCGGCCGCCGCGCGCCGCCGCAGGGACCTCGCCGTAGAGGGCTATCTCGCCCTGCGCGAGGCCCTCGTCGCCGGTGACAGCGGCCCGTACGTCGAGTTCCAGCGAGCCGCCGCCCGCCTCGTGCGCGCCAAGGTGCCCCAGTGGCGGGAGCTGTGGCGGGCCGGCGCGCTGGCCACCGCCGAGCGCACGGGCGCCCAGCTCGACGCGCTGGAGACGGGTGAGCCGGTGTATCTCGCCGACGCGACCTCGTACGAGACCGCGCCCACCAGGCTCGGCGGCTTCGGCATGTGCGGCCGCCGGGACGAGTACAACCTGCCCGGGACGACGCTGCCCTACGGCGGCGGATAG
- a CDS encoding PmoA family protein: protein MSIRVTHVHGDHIAVEAAGGTEILRYVYRPDPQAFESRKPYAHPVRTLAGHTVTGYRPSDHRWHKGLQMTASHLSGQNFWGGNCYVHGEGYLALPERVGSMRHDGFADFAAEDDRLAFTEELTWVENGGEEWAREVRGLTVHSVDEAAGAWALDWSIRLTNLRAEPLAFGSPTTAGREMAGYTGLQWRGPRDFTSGTAFGPDLDGGAGADAGKLMGTQGPWLAFTTEHDDVDGHSTLVFAHAPENLDENAAIHESHWFVRSEPIPTVAFSWAFFEEFELPPGESFGYRYRVVFADGAWDRERVAAHLEGLPW from the coding sequence ATGAGCATCCGCGTCACTCATGTCCACGGCGACCACATCGCCGTCGAGGCGGCAGGCGGCACGGAGATCCTCCGCTACGTCTACCGCCCCGACCCGCAGGCCTTCGAGTCCCGCAAGCCCTACGCGCACCCCGTGCGCACCCTCGCCGGGCACACCGTGACCGGCTACCGGCCCAGCGACCACCGCTGGCACAAGGGCCTGCAGATGACGGCGAGTCATCTGTCCGGGCAGAACTTCTGGGGCGGCAACTGCTATGTCCACGGCGAGGGTTACCTCGCTCTGCCCGAGCGGGTCGGCTCGATGCGGCACGACGGCTTCGCCGACTTCGCGGCCGAGGACGACCGGCTCGCCTTCACCGAGGAGCTGACCTGGGTCGAGAACGGCGGCGAGGAGTGGGCGCGCGAGGTGCGCGGGCTGACCGTCCACTCGGTGGACGAGGCGGCCGGTGCCTGGGCCCTGGACTGGTCGATCCGGCTCACCAACCTCCGTGCCGAGCCGCTGGCCTTCGGCTCGCCCACCACCGCCGGCCGTGAGATGGCCGGCTACACCGGACTCCAGTGGCGCGGACCCCGGGACTTCACCTCAGGCACCGCCTTCGGCCCCGACCTCGACGGGGGAGCGGGCGCGGACGCGGGCAAGCTGATGGGCACGCAGGGCCCGTGGCTGGCCTTCACCACCGAGCACGACGACGTCGACGGCCACTCCACGCTCGTCTTCGCGCACGCGCCCGAGAACCTCGACGAGAACGCCGCGATCCACGAGTCCCACTGGTTCGTGCGCTCGGAGCCGATCCCGACGGTGGCGTTCTCCTGGGCGTTCTTCGAGGAGTTCGAGCTGCCGCCGGGCGAGTCCTTCGGCTACCGGTACCGGGTCGTGTTCGCCGACGGTGCCTGGGACCGCGAGCGGGTGGCCGCGCATCTGGAGGGGCTGCCGTGGTGA
- a CDS encoding Gfo/Idh/MocA family protein, whose amino-acid sequence MSPSPVRRRVAVIGTGAIVSGSHLPALRHHADRVELVAAVDVDQARLDAFRELAGEDVAGYTSTGEMLDAVRPDLVLIGTPPSLHREQTVAALKAGAWVLCEKPLCLSLAEYDDIAAAEEASGAHASVVFQHRYGSGAVHARELIAGGELGAPLVAHCQTTWHRDAAYYAVPWRGRWATEGGGPTMGHGIHQFDLLLHLLGPWAEIRAMAARLVHDTESEDVSTALVRFENGALATVVNSVLSPHEVSRIRIDCADATVELTHLYGHRNDDWVYTPAPHVPSERATAWRTPAADLSSSHTAQLGALLDAYDNGVRPPGSGPDARATLDFAAALYKAAFTGSPVLAGEIRPGDPFYPAMHGDHPHWAPKERA is encoded by the coding sequence ATGTCCCCAAGTCCCGTCCGCCGCCGCGTCGCCGTGATCGGCACCGGCGCCATCGTCAGCGGCAGCCATCTCCCCGCCCTGAGACACCACGCGGACCGGGTGGAGCTGGTCGCCGCGGTCGACGTGGACCAGGCCCGGCTGGACGCCTTCCGGGAGCTCGCGGGCGAGGACGTCGCCGGGTACACCTCGACGGGCGAGATGCTGGACGCCGTACGCCCCGACCTGGTCCTGATCGGCACGCCGCCGTCGCTGCACCGGGAGCAGACGGTCGCCGCGCTCAAGGCGGGCGCCTGGGTGCTGTGCGAGAAGCCGCTGTGCCTGTCGCTCGCCGAGTACGACGACATCGCGGCGGCCGAGGAGGCGTCGGGCGCGCACGCGTCGGTCGTCTTCCAGCACCGCTACGGCTCCGGCGCCGTGCACGCCCGTGAGCTGATCGCGGGCGGTGAGCTGGGCGCCCCGCTGGTCGCGCACTGCCAGACGACCTGGCACCGTGACGCCGCGTACTACGCGGTGCCGTGGCGCGGGCGGTGGGCCACCGAGGGCGGCGGTCCGACGATGGGGCACGGCATCCACCAGTTCGACCTGCTGCTGCACCTGCTCGGGCCGTGGGCGGAGATCCGGGCCATGGCCGCGCGCCTGGTCCACGACACCGAGAGCGAGGACGTCTCGACGGCCCTCGTGCGGTTCGAGAACGGAGCCCTCGCCACCGTCGTCAACAGCGTGCTGTCCCCGCACGAGGTGAGCCGCATCCGCATCGACTGCGCCGACGCGACGGTCGAGCTCACCCACCTGTACGGCCACCGCAACGACGACTGGGTCTACACCCCGGCCCCGCACGTCCCCTCCGAGCGCGCCACCGCCTGGCGCACCCCGGCCGCGGACCTGTCCAGCTCGCACACGGCACAGCTCGGCGCCCTCCTCGACGCCTACGACAACGGTGTCCGACCGCCCGGCAGCGGCCCCGACGCCCGGGCCACCCTCGACTTCGCGGCCGCCCTCTACAAGGCCGCGTTCACGGGCAGCCCGGTGCTCGCGGGCGAGATCCGGCCCGGTGACCCCTTCTACCCGGCCATGCACGGCGACCACCCCCACTGGGCCCCCAAGGAGCGCGCATGA